A genomic stretch from Candidatus Baltobacteraceae bacterium includes:
- a CDS encoding PilZ domain-containing protein encodes MFFFRRKPADAPKGEGKSKATTSQKRSSFRMPVEFDVLYTLRDRPGRRHGRANDLSAGGLRLSTDEDFLKGSVLDLDFRLPDEFISELSIEKEVFKQTPFGLRPETVKSQPNPFSPMRMSATVLSTFYIPATKTLAHGTKFTEIDPETQEELQRFIHLWQLHQIRLRAEAMK; translated from the coding sequence GTGTTCTTTTTCCGGCGCAAGCCTGCCGATGCGCCCAAGGGCGAGGGCAAGAGCAAAGCCACGACATCGCAGAAGCGGTCGTCATTTCGTATGCCCGTCGAATTCGACGTGCTCTACACGTTACGCGACCGGCCGGGCAGGCGCCACGGACGTGCGAACGATCTTTCAGCCGGCGGCTTGCGTCTCTCGACCGACGAAGATTTCCTCAAAGGCTCGGTGCTCGATTTGGACTTCCGTCTGCCGGACGAGTTCATCAGCGAACTTTCGATCGAAAAGGAAGTTTTCAAACAGACGCCGTTCGGGCTGCGTCCGGAAACGGTCAAATCACAGCCGAACCCATTCTCGCCGATGCGCATGAGCGCCACCGTGCTCTCGACCTTCTACATCCCGGCGACGAAAACGCTGGCACACGGCACGAAGTTCACCGAGATCGATCCCGAAACGCAAGAAGAGTTGCAGCGCTTCATTCACCTTTGGCAGCTGCACCAAATTCGTTTGCGCGCCGAAGCCATGAAATAA
- a CDS encoding FAD-linked oxidase C-terminal domain-containing protein: protein MLLHDRLADALGADAVKTAPEDLRVYAFDAYTEGRLPAAVVLPASTREVSAVVKIARDCGEPIVPRGAGTGLCGGAVPIDGGIVLSFARMNRILDYQPARRRARVQPGLINLDLSRASASDGLFYAPDPSSQRIATIGGNIATNAGGPHCLSYGTTVNHVIALEIVDDRGEVFTTDIDRPGYDLTAALVGSEGTLGLVTSAWVRLARMPEAVRVWLATFSNVEAASDAVSSIIAAGIVPTALEMMDAVATRAVEAAFKAGYPTDAGAVLLIEHAGLNDDMDTYESEIAHIVREHGANSWRAARSQSERDALWAGRKGAAGAMGRLAPNYYLQDVCVRRSTLPKALHAVETIAGENGLVVANVFHAGDGNLHPLLCYDKRDRKQVAAVIESGNQILQMAVDLGGTVSGEHGIGYEKREAMTAVYSSADLAAMARVREVFDPARIFNPEKIFPAGTRCPEVASVA from the coding sequence ATGCTTCTCCACGATCGCTTGGCCGACGCGCTGGGTGCGGATGCCGTAAAAACTGCGCCCGAGGACTTGCGTGTTTACGCTTTCGATGCCTACACGGAGGGACGGCTGCCCGCAGCGGTCGTGCTTCCCGCAAGCACGCGTGAAGTGAGCGCGGTCGTAAAGATTGCGCGCGACTGCGGCGAACCGATCGTGCCGCGCGGCGCCGGCACGGGACTATGCGGCGGCGCCGTTCCGATCGACGGCGGCATCGTGCTCTCGTTCGCGCGGATGAATCGCATCCTCGACTATCAGCCCGCCCGCCGGCGTGCACGCGTGCAACCGGGTTTGATCAATCTCGATCTGTCGCGGGCGAGCGCAAGCGACGGCCTGTTCTACGCTCCGGACCCCTCGTCACAACGTATCGCGACGATCGGCGGCAACATCGCCACCAACGCGGGCGGCCCTCATTGTCTTTCATACGGCACGACCGTCAACCACGTGATCGCCCTCGAGATCGTCGACGACCGGGGCGAAGTCTTCACGACCGACATCGACCGTCCCGGCTACGATTTGACCGCTGCACTGGTCGGCAGCGAAGGGACGCTCGGGCTCGTCACCTCCGCGTGGGTACGCCTCGCGCGCATGCCCGAGGCCGTGCGCGTCTGGCTGGCCACGTTCTCCAACGTCGAAGCCGCCTCCGATGCGGTCTCGTCGATCATTGCGGCGGGTATCGTCCCGACCGCGCTCGAGATGATGGACGCGGTCGCGACACGCGCGGTCGAAGCCGCTTTCAAGGCCGGGTACCCAACCGACGCGGGAGCCGTCCTCTTGATCGAACACGCCGGCCTGAACGACGACATGGATACCTACGAATCGGAGATCGCGCACATCGTGCGCGAGCACGGCGCAAATTCATGGCGGGCGGCGCGCTCGCAAAGCGAACGCGATGCGCTCTGGGCGGGACGCAAAGGTGCGGCCGGCGCGATGGGCCGACTGGCTCCGAACTATTATCTGCAGGACGTCTGCGTCCGCCGCAGCACGTTGCCGAAGGCGCTGCACGCGGTCGAAACGATCGCCGGCGAAAACGGGCTCGTCGTCGCGAACGTTTTTCACGCCGGCGACGGCAATCTGCATCCGCTGCTCTGCTACGACAAACGCGATCGCAAACAGGTAGCCGCGGTGATCGAATCGGGCAATCAAATCCTGCAGATGGCGGTCGACCTCGGCGGCACGGTCTCGGGCGAGCACGGCATCGGCTACGAAAAACGCGAAGCGATGACCGCCGTATATTCGAGCGCGGACCTGGCGGCGATGGCCCGCGTGCGCGAAGTTTTCGACCCGGCACGGATCTTCAATCCCGAGAAAATCTTTCCGGCCGGGACGCGCTGCCCCGAGGTTGCGTCGGTCGCATGA